In a single window of the Niabella ginsenosidivorans genome:
- a CDS encoding NAD(P)/FAD-dependent oxidoreductase, giving the protein MDQISIWEQDTYYGLQDIIIIGAGFTGLWTAIFLRQKFPSKKITIVERGTIPAGASLRNAGFACFGSLTEILSDAGLMGHEKALELVRMRFDGLRTIQKVFGNALIDFSLCKGYELLSGEEYLKDLSMLNEWLYLVTGSPDTFTVSDEKIESFGFGAIAHLIENRFEGSLHSGKLVNALFQLAVKMDIRFLFATTVREVEEQSDGIRLITAKGPDLRTERLVYCTNAFSNQLLPKTDLVPARGQVLLTEPVPDLKFTGTFHYQEGFYYFRNLNDRILLGGARNTSLQTEYTLDAFTTLPVQQALEHFLSTVILPGRCPEITHRWAGIMAMGKEKMPVTEQLSDRSFCALRMSGMGVALAPAVARKIVELF; this is encoded by the coding sequence ATTTTCCTGCGGCAAAAATTTCCGTCAAAAAAAATAACCATAGTGGAAAGAGGCACCATTCCTGCGGGAGCCTCCCTGCGTAATGCAGGCTTTGCTTGTTTTGGAAGCCTTACCGAAATTTTATCAGACGCAGGCCTTATGGGCCATGAAAAAGCGCTGGAACTGGTGCGCATGCGTTTTGATGGGTTACGTACCATTCAAAAAGTTTTTGGAAATGCGCTCATTGACTTTTCTCTTTGCAAAGGATATGAATTATTATCCGGAGAGGAATACCTGAAAGACCTTTCAATGCTGAATGAATGGCTTTACCTGGTTACAGGATCGCCGGACACTTTTACTGTTTCAGATGAAAAAATTGAATCATTTGGGTTTGGCGCCATTGCCCACCTGATCGAAAACCGTTTTGAAGGTAGTTTGCATTCGGGCAAATTGGTGAACGCACTATTTCAACTGGCCGTAAAAATGGACATCCGGTTCTTATTTGCTACAACAGTCAGAGAGGTGGAAGAACAATCAGATGGTATCAGGCTGATCACTGCAAAGGGACCTGATCTGCGAACAGAACGGCTTGTATATTGCACCAATGCCTTCAGTAATCAGTTGTTGCCCAAAACAGACCTGGTACCTGCAAGAGGCCAGGTGCTGTTAACGGAGCCTGTTCCGGATCTGAAGTTTACAGGAACCTTTCATTACCAGGAAGGGTTTTATTATTTCAGAAACCTGAATGACCGCATCCTGTTAGGCGGCGCGCGTAACACGTCTCTCCAGACAGAATATACGCTGGACGCCTTTACCACGCTGCCTGTTCAGCAGGCACTGGAACATTTTTTAAGCACAGTAATCCTTCCCGGCCGGTGTCCGGAAATTACGCATCGCTGGGCAGGTATTATGGCAATGGGAAAAGAGAAAATGCCTGTTACAGAACAACTGAGCGACCGCAGTTTTTGCGCGCTCCGTATGAGTGGCATGGGCGTTGCGTTAGCTCCTGCTGTTGCCAGGAAAATTGTGGAACTGTTTTAA
- a CDS encoding DUF72 domain-containing protein codes for MKFGKVAHPETIDFTLPKDNPETSRVLGLAKKTDFEVAVGCAKWNRTDLKGFYPKGTKDELAYYATQFNCIELNATFYKMPDWKQVKTWKDKTPPGFKFFPKLTNTISHYKRLTDVQPEVEEFCNAISNFDDRLGMAFLQLHDNFKPRDFDRLEKMLTHFPKEIPLAVEVRNEEWFADKTILKKYTRLLEELGRTNIIVDTAGRRDLLHMRLTGPVAFIRYVGANHPSDVDRLNDWIPRIKKWRKQGLQKLYFFVHQNVELESPLLAAHFIRSVNKTFGLSLKIPDKANEQGSLF; via the coding sequence ATGAAATTTGGAAAAGTCGCACACCCGGAAACCATTGATTTTACGCTGCCAAAAGATAACCCTGAAACTTCCAGGGTTTTGGGCCTGGCAAAGAAAACAGACTTTGAAGTTGCGGTTGGCTGTGCCAAATGGAACCGTACAGATCTGAAAGGTTTTTATCCAAAGGGAACCAAAGATGAACTGGCTTATTATGCCACGCAGTTTAATTGCATTGAACTGAACGCTACGTTTTATAAAATGCCGGATTGGAAACAGGTTAAGACCTGGAAGGATAAAACACCGCCCGGTTTTAAATTCTTTCCAAAACTTACCAATACGATCAGCCATTACAAACGCCTGACAGATGTACAGCCTGAAGTAGAGGAATTCTGCAACGCGATCAGCAATTTTGATGACCGCCTGGGTATGGCCTTTTTACAGCTGCATGATAATTTCAAACCCAGGGATTTTGACCGGCTTGAAAAAATGCTGACCCATTTTCCCAAAGAGATTCCATTGGCTGTGGAAGTAAGAAATGAAGAATGGTTTGCTGATAAAACAATCTTAAAAAAATATACCCGACTGTTAGAAGAGCTGGGCAGGACCAATATTATTGTGGATACGGCAGGCCGCCGGGATCTGCTGCATATGCGGCTTACAGGCCCTGTAGCTTTTATCCGCTATGTAGGCGCCAATCACCCCTCCGATGTTGACCGGCTAAATGACTGGATACCGCGTATTAAAAAATGGCGGAAGCAGGGACTCCAGAAATTATATTTTTTTGTGCACCAGAATGTAGAGCTGGAATCCCCGTTGCTGGCCGCGCACTTTATTCGCTCGGTCAATAAAACTTTCGGCCTTTCATTAAAAATACCGGATAAGGCCAACGAACAGGGATCGTTGTTTTAA
- a CDS encoding TrpB-like pyridoxal phosphate-dependent enzyme, whose product MEKKILLNEKDLPAQWYNIVADMPNKPLPPLHPGTRQPISGEDLAPLFPMELIQQEVSAERYIDIPEEVREAYRIWRPTPLIRATGLEKALKTDCKIYYKYEGTSPSGSHKPNTAIPQAYYNKKAGVKRIITETGAGQWGTALSFACAQFGIDCEVYMVRISYDQKPYRKILMNTFGAKVYASPSTNTQAGRNALAANPNTPGSLGLAISEAIEIAAGDENTKYSLGSVLNHVLLHQTIIGQEAKKQMEYTGDYPDIIIAPLGGGSNFAGLSFPFIKDKIEGKNVRCIAVEPASCPKLTKGKFMYDFGDTQGYTPLLPMYTLGHTFTPAAIHAGGLRYHGASVLCSQLLKDDLIEASAIQQLECFEAGVLFAKTEGIVPAPEANHGIAQVLREVNKAKEEGISKTILFNLCGHGFVDMAAYQDYFDGKLQNHSFTDEELTGAIKEIEALQPQ is encoded by the coding sequence ATGGAAAAGAAAATTTTGCTGAATGAGAAAGATCTGCCTGCCCAGTGGTACAACATAGTGGCAGATATGCCCAATAAGCCCCTGCCGCCCTTGCACCCGGGCACCAGGCAACCCATCAGCGGGGAAGACCTGGCTCCATTGTTCCCCATGGAGCTGATCCAGCAGGAAGTATCAGCAGAGCGCTATATTGATATTCCTGAAGAAGTAAGGGAAGCTTATCGTATCTGGCGCCCGACACCGCTGATAAGAGCCACGGGTCTGGAAAAAGCCTTGAAGACAGACTGTAAAATTTATTATAAATATGAAGGAACAAGCCCCAGTGGTTCCCATAAACCCAATACCGCAATTCCACAGGCGTACTACAATAAAAAAGCAGGAGTAAAACGCATTATAACTGAAACAGGAGCAGGGCAGTGGGGCACGGCCTTAAGCTTTGCCTGCGCGCAATTTGGTATCGACTGTGAGGTATACATGGTGCGCATCAGCTATGATCAAAAGCCTTATCGCAAAATATTAATGAACACCTTTGGGGCTAAGGTCTATGCATCGCCCAGCACCAATACCCAGGCCGGCAGGAACGCACTGGCAGCAAACCCCAATACACCGGGAAGCCTGGGGCTGGCTATATCCGAGGCGATTGAAATAGCAGCCGGTGATGAAAATACCAAGTATTCCCTGGGTTCTGTACTGAACCATGTATTGCTGCATCAGACCATTATTGGGCAGGAGGCTAAAAAGCAAATGGAATATACAGGCGATTACCCGGACATTATCATCGCTCCGTTGGGTGGCGGCTCCAATTTTGCAGGTTTATCTTTCCCTTTTATAAAAGATAAGATAGAAGGTAAAAATGTACGTTGTATTGCAGTGGAACCAGCTTCCTGTCCAAAATTAACCAAGGGGAAATTTATGTATGATTTTGGCGACACACAGGGCTATACGCCGCTGCTGCCTATGTATACCCTGGGCCACACCTTTACACCTGCAGCTATACACGCAGGTGGCCTGCGTTATCATGGAGCCAGTGTTCTATGTAGTCAGTTATTGAAAGATGATTTGATTGAGGCAAGTGCCATTCAGCAACTGGAATGTTTTGAAGCAGGGGTATTGTTTGCAAAAACAGAAGGCATTGTGCCTGCACCGGAAGCCAACCACGGTATTGCCCAGGTACTGCGCGAAGTGAATAAAGCAAAAGAAGAAGGGATCAGCAAAACCATTCTTTTTAATTTATGCGGACATGGGTTTGTAGACATGGCAGCCTACCAGGATTATTTTGACGGCAAACTGCAAAACCACTCTTTTACGGATGAAGAGCTGACCGGCGCTATTAAAGAGATCGAGGCATTACAGCCGCAGTAA
- a CDS encoding (Fe-S)-binding protein — protein sequence MNVQLFIPCFVDQLYPQTGFNMVKVLEKFGCTVAYNTNQTCCGQPAFNAGFREESKAVCTKFLNDFSGAGYVVAPSASCVGFVRNYYPTLFDNSSLHNEVKALGAKIFEFSEFLINILQVTDTGAALKGNATYHDSCAGLRECKIKAEPRTLLANVRGLILNEMNDVETCCGFGGTFAVKFPGISINMGEQKVENALATGAEYLISTDLSCLMHLQGYIDNKKYPIKTMHLADVLASGW from the coding sequence ATGAACGTACAATTATTCATACCCTGCTTTGTAGATCAGCTTTATCCCCAAACCGGGTTTAATATGGTAAAGGTGCTGGAAAAGTTCGGATGTACGGTTGCTTATAATACCAACCAGACCTGTTGCGGTCAGCCCGCTTTTAATGCCGGTTTCCGGGAAGAATCAAAGGCGGTTTGTACCAAATTCTTAAACGACTTCAGTGGTGCCGGTTATGTGGTAGCGCCCAGTGCAAGCTGCGTGGGCTTTGTACGTAATTATTACCCGACATTGTTTGATAATTCATCCCTGCATAATGAAGTAAAAGCGCTGGGAGCAAAGATCTTTGAGTTTTCTGAGTTCCTGATTAATATATTACAGGTAACGGATACCGGTGCTGCACTAAAAGGGAATGCCACCTATCACGACAGCTGCGCCGGCCTGCGTGAATGCAAAATAAAAGCGGAGCCAAGAACCCTGCTTGCCAACGTCCGCGGACTGATATTGAATGAAATGAACGATGTAGAGACCTGCTGCGGGTTTGGAGGTACTTTTGCCGTAAAATTTCCCGGAATATCTATAAATATGGGAGAGCAGAAAGTAGAAAATGCTCTTGCCACAGGTGCTGAATACCTCATCAGCACCGACCTTTCCTGTCTGATGCATCTGCAGGGCTATATAGATAATAAAAAATATCCCATCAAAACCATGCACCTGGCAGATGTGCTGGCAAGCGGGTGGTAG
- the ribH gene encoding 6,7-dimethyl-8-ribityllumazine synthase: protein MATQGNSDLYNMNAGILKKDACVVLVKTEWNAAIVNELEAGCIAVFKQYGVKHQTLIVPGAVEITFAIKRCWERNKNSEAPDAFIALGCVIKGDTPHFDYVCDFVTQGVLQLNLMLPIPTIYGVLTVNTEAQAKERIGGAHGHKGEEAAITALKMINS, encoded by the coding sequence ATGGCAACACAGGGAAACAGTGATCTGTATAATATGAACGCGGGCATTCTGAAAAAGGATGCCTGTGTTGTTTTAGTAAAAACGGAATGGAACGCAGCTATCGTTAATGAGCTGGAAGCCGGATGTATAGCTGTTTTTAAGCAATACGGAGTGAAGCACCAGACATTGATTGTTCCGGGTGCGGTGGAAATTACCTTCGCCATTAAGCGCTGCTGGGAACGGAATAAAAACTCCGAAGCTCCGGATGCTTTTATTGCCCTGGGTTGCGTTATAAAAGGAGATACGCCGCATTTTGATTATGTGTGCGATTTTGTAACACAGGGAGTGTTGCAGCTCAATCTTATGCTGCCCATACCAACGATCTATGGGGTGCTGACCGTAAATACGGAGGCACAGGCAAAGGAACGTATTGGCGGCGCTCATGGGCATAAGGGAGAGGAAGCGGCCATTACCGCTCTTAAAATGATCAATTCCTGA
- a CDS encoding tetratricopeptide repeat protein: MTDKRNNETVNEHNTGSNAVDNLRVFWLKNGKKLSIVLGAVVLFVAGFMLYKSFVQRPKIEEALDRSFKAQEYFAKDSFNLALNGDGVNPGFVAIAGRYSGTPTGNLANFYAGVCYIKLNQNDKAVKYLSEFKTGSKPVQQRAYKLLGDAYGDMGNGAKALENYKKAATTFEDDATASADALFSAAYLAQHVLNNKKEAIDLYTQLKEKYPRTQQGFDADKYLAQLGVYNVN, from the coding sequence ATGACAGATAAGCGTAATAATGAAACTGTAAATGAGCATAATACAGGTTCAAACGCAGTGGATAATCTCAGGGTTTTCTGGTTAAAGAACGGTAAGAAATTAAGCATCGTATTGGGTGCGGTTGTTCTTTTTGTTGCAGGGTTTATGCTCTATAAATCCTTTGTGCAGCGGCCAAAGATAGAAGAAGCTTTGGACAGAAGTTTTAAGGCCCAGGAATATTTTGCAAAAGACTCCTTTAACCTGGCTCTGAACGGCGATGGTGTAAATCCAGGTTTTGTAGCAATCGCAGGCAGATACAGCGGTACACCAACCGGGAATCTGGCAAATTTTTATGCAGGGGTCTGTTATATTAAGCTGAATCAGAATGATAAAGCGGTGAAATATCTGAGTGAGTTTAAGACCGGTTCCAAACCGGTACAGCAACGTGCCTATAAATTGCTGGGCGATGCTTATGGCGATATGGGCAATGGTGCAAAGGCTTTGGAAAATTACAAAAAGGCAGCTACGACCTTTGAAGATGATGCAACGGCTTCGGCAGATGCCCTGTTCAGCGCGGCATACCTGGCCCAACATGTATTGAACAATAAAAAAGAGGCAATAGACCTTTATACGCAGTTGAAAGAAAAATATCCGCGTACGCAGCAGGGATTTGATGCTGATAAATATTTAGCGCAGCTAGGCGTTTATAATGTAAACTAA
- the pdhA gene encoding pyruvate dehydrogenase (acetyl-transferring) E1 component subunit alpha produces MATKFSKETYLYWYELMQLIRTFELTAEEKYKMEGKIRGFFHAYVGQEAIAAGCMTATKPEDIFITGYRDHGLAISKGVSVDSCMAELYGKATGCAKGKGGSMHFFGKEQHFYGGHGIVGAQIGVGTGLAFAEHYKGTENVVLCFFGDGAARQGILHESFNLAMLWKLPVIYICENNNYAMGTSVERTSNIHDIYKLGAAYDMPSEMVDGMDPETVHEAVAKAVKRAREKGGPTLLEIKTYRYKGHSISDPQKYRTKEEVDEYKAKDPINQLRKTILDSKTATEAQIREIDTRCDEVVAASVKFAEESPFPNDDEVLKDVYVDEHYPFITD; encoded by the coding sequence GTGGCAACAAAATTTTCAAAAGAAACCTACCTGTACTGGTATGAATTGATGCAGCTCATCCGCACGTTTGAGCTTACGGCTGAGGAAAAGTATAAAATGGAAGGGAAGATCCGTGGTTTTTTTCATGCTTATGTAGGCCAGGAAGCCATTGCCGCAGGGTGTATGACCGCCACAAAACCGGAAGATATTTTTATTACGGGTTATCGTGATCATGGTTTAGCCATCTCAAAAGGAGTTTCTGTAGATAGCTGTATGGCCGAATTATATGGTAAGGCTACCGGCTGTGCAAAGGGAAAGGGGGGCAGTATGCACTTTTTTGGCAAGGAGCAGCATTTCTATGGCGGCCATGGTATTGTAGGCGCCCAGATAGGTGTTGGAACAGGTCTTGCTTTTGCTGAACACTATAAAGGTACTGAAAATGTAGTGCTTTGCTTTTTTGGAGATGGCGCTGCCCGCCAGGGAATCCTGCATGAGTCCTTTAACCTGGCCATGCTGTGGAAGCTGCCGGTCATTTACATTTGCGAGAACAATAATTACGCAATGGGCACTTCAGTAGAGCGCACTTCCAATATCCATGATATCTATAAATTAGGCGCTGCTTATGATATGCCCTCTGAAATGGTGGATGGTATGGACCCTGAAACCGTTCATGAAGCAGTAGCAAAAGCGGTAAAAAGGGCACGGGAAAAAGGCGGCCCTACCTTATTGGAAATTAAAACTTATCGGTATAAAGGCCACTCAATCAGCGATCCGCAGAAATACAGAACGAAAGAAGAAGTAGATGAATATAAAGCAAAGGACCCTATTAACCAGTTAAGAAAAACGATCCTGGATAGTAAGACTGCCACCGAGGCCCAGATCAGGGAAATTGATACCCGCTGTGATGAAGTGGTAGCCGCTTCCGTAAAATTTGCAGAAGAAAGTCCTTTCCCTAACGATGATGAGGTGCTGAAAGATGTATACGTAGATGAGCATTATCCTTTTATAACAGATTAA
- the recF gene encoding DNA replication/repair protein RecF (All proteins in this family for which functions are known are DNA-binding proteins that assist the filamentation of RecA onto DNA for the initiation of recombination or recombinational repair.), translating into MLSIDSISLLQFKNYTNRNFAFPKKVVAICGKNGVGKTNILDAIHYLCFTRGYFSKTDAVNVQQGASGFRIEGRFLLNVAEEKAVCILRENGKKEFSVNGEPYDKFSKHIGRYPCVVIAPDDAVLITGGSEERRNFMDALLSQLDPEYLKQLILYNKILQQRNSLLKTALETGPLDESLLSVLDEQLIPAGNFLFTRRRDALITFLPKVRRLYTEIAQQEEQLSLLYESRLLEAPFEAILQAVRPKDKALGRTTAGIHRDDISIQLGEQPFKSIASQGQRKSLLFALKITELEVLAAEKKFTPILLLDDVFEKLDEDRMSNLLARVCAADSGQVFITDTNRERIVQHMEALQADFHLIEL; encoded by the coding sequence TTGCTTTCAATAGACTCCATATCGCTCCTGCAGTTTAAGAACTATACCAACAGGAACTTTGCTTTTCCAAAGAAGGTAGTGGCCATCTGCGGCAAGAACGGGGTTGGTAAAACCAACATCCTGGATGCGATCCATTACCTCTGTTTTACCCGCGGCTATTTCAGCAAAACGGATGCGGTAAACGTACAGCAGGGAGCCAGCGGGTTCCGCATTGAAGGCCGGTTTTTATTAAACGTTGCTGAGGAAAAAGCCGTTTGCATCCTGCGGGAAAACGGGAAGAAAGAGTTCTCTGTTAACGGGGAGCCCTATGATAAATTCTCAAAGCATATCGGCCGTTATCCCTGCGTGGTCATTGCCCCGGATGATGCCGTGCTGATCACAGGCGGCAGCGAGGAACGAAGGAATTTTATGGATGCCCTGCTCTCCCAGCTGGATCCTGAATACCTGAAGCAACTGATCCTCTATAATAAAATTTTACAGCAACGTAACAGCCTTCTTAAAACGGCACTGGAAACAGGACCTCTTGATGAATCATTGCTATCCGTGCTGGATGAACAACTGATCCCTGCCGGTAACTTTCTTTTTACCAGGCGGCGCGATGCCCTGATCACTTTTTTACCAAAGGTCAGGCGCCTGTATACGGAAATTGCCCAACAGGAGGAACAACTTTCCCTGTTGTATGAAAGCCGGTTACTGGAAGCCCCTTTTGAAGCCATACTGCAGGCAGTGCGGCCAAAAGATAAGGCATTGGGCAGAACGACTGCCGGGATCCACAGAGATGATATCAGCATCCAGCTAGGTGAACAGCCTTTTAAAAGCATTGCTTCACAGGGGCAGCGTAAGAGCCTTTTGTTTGCCTTAAAGATAACGGAGCTGGAAGTGCTGGCAGCTGAAAAGAAATTTACGCCCATTCTCCTGCTGGATGATGTTTTTGAGAAACTGGATGAAGACCGGATGAGCAATCTCCTGGCCAGGGTTTGTGCTGCAGACAGCGGGCAGGTTTTTATAACAGATACCAACAGGGAACGTATTGTTCAGCATATGGAAGCGTTGCAGGCAGATTTTCACCTGATCGAATTATAA
- a CDS encoding glycoside hydrolase family 3 protein yields the protein MCIYNHLIVSKRLLASLLLTGLLNTTLAQVSNTSDKVVYKTVANKTGPVLGYSPGSGVKILIIDGCFFKDLNKNGQLDKYEDWRLSADERATDLAGKMSVEQIAGLMLYSAHQAIPANPKGFGSGTYNGKPIDSSDASPDAISDQQKAFLKEDNLRHILVTRVKSPETAARWNNNVQAFVEGLGLGIPANNSSDPRNGVVANAEYNIGAGGTISMWPEPIGMAATFDPQLVEQFGHIAAQEYRALGIATALSPQIDLATEPRWSRFNGTFSENPRLSVDMARAYVDGFQTSAGTAEIKNGWGFHSVNAMVKHWPGGGPEEGGRDAHFAYGKFAVYPGNNFRMHLMPFIDGAFKLNGKTKSAAAVMPYYTISYNQDKKYGENVGNSYSKYIITDLLRNKYAYDGVVCTDWMITADEGKQPDVFLGKSWGVEKLSVAERHYKILMAGVDQFGGNNAAGPVLEAYQMGVKEHGEAFMRKRFEQSAVRLLRNIFNTGLFENPYVDPEASARIVGNAEFMKAGYGAQLKSIVLLKNKGQVLPLSKNKTVYIPKRIVPAGRDWFGTITPERVEYPVNLDILKKYFNITDDPAKADLAIVFVKGPNSGVGYDAKDRQNGGNGYVPVSLQYEKYKATAAREQSIAAGDPVVDPGITNRSYKNKTVTASNVTDLKSILDTKAAMKRKPVIVCMTLTNPAVVAEFEPQIDGLLVAFGVQDQAMADVLSGTAEPSGLLPLQLPADMQTVEMQKEDVPLDMKPYRDSEGHVYDFGYGMSWKGIISDSRTMKYKQR from the coding sequence ATGTGTATCTACAATCACCTGATCGTTTCCAAACGATTGCTTGCAAGCTTACTGTTAACCGGCCTCCTGAATACTACCCTGGCGCAGGTAAGCAATACTTCAGACAAAGTGGTTTATAAAACTGTAGCCAATAAAACAGGCCCTGTGCTTGGGTATTCGCCCGGTTCCGGCGTAAAGATCCTGATCATCGATGGATGCTTTTTTAAGGACCTGAATAAAAACGGGCAATTAGACAAATATGAAGACTGGCGGTTGTCCGCAGATGAGCGGGCCACAGACCTGGCTGGAAAAATGTCTGTAGAACAAATCGCGGGCCTTATGTTGTACAGTGCTCACCAGGCAATACCGGCAAACCCCAAAGGCTTTGGATCCGGAACCTATAACGGTAAACCCATTGACTCCAGTGATGCATCGCCTGATGCCATCAGCGATCAGCAAAAGGCGTTTCTTAAAGAAGACAACCTGCGGCATATCCTGGTAACGCGTGTAAAAAGCCCTGAAACAGCTGCACGCTGGAACAATAATGTGCAGGCTTTTGTGGAAGGGCTGGGCCTGGGAATTCCGGCTAACAACAGCTCTGATCCGCGAAACGGCGTGGTAGCCAATGCAGAATATAATATAGGCGCCGGCGGCACTATTTCCATGTGGCCGGAGCCGATAGGCATGGCGGCTACTTTTGACCCTCAGCTCGTTGAGCAGTTTGGTCATATAGCCGCACAGGAATACCGTGCTTTGGGCATTGCCACTGCTTTATCTCCGCAAATTGATCTTGCAACGGAGCCGCGGTGGAGCCGCTTCAATGGTACATTTAGTGAGAATCCCCGGCTTTCTGTTGATATGGCCCGGGCCTATGTGGATGGCTTCCAGACCTCTGCCGGTACGGCGGAAATAAAGAACGGGTGGGGCTTTCACAGTGTGAATGCCATGGTAAAACACTGGCCCGGAGGCGGACCCGAAGAAGGAGGGCGCGATGCTCATTTTGCATACGGGAAATTTGCAGTTTATCCCGGTAATAATTTCCGGATGCACCTGATGCCTTTTATTGACGGGGCATTCAAGCTGAACGGCAAAACAAAATCTGCCGCAGCAGTAATGCCGTATTATACCATTTCCTATAACCAGGATAAAAAATACGGGGAGAACGTAGGGAACAGCTATAGTAAATACATCATCACCGATCTGCTGCGCAATAAATATGCCTACGATGGGGTTGTTTGCACGGACTGGATGATTACAGCTGATGAAGGAAAGCAGCCGGATGTTTTCTTAGGCAAGTCCTGGGGTGTTGAAAAGCTTTCTGTTGCGGAGCGGCATTATAAGATCCTGATGGCAGGGGTTGATCAGTTCGGAGGCAACAATGCCGCGGGCCCCGTACTGGAGGCTTACCAGATGGGAGTGAAAGAGCATGGGGAAGCTTTTATGCGCAAACGTTTTGAACAATCTGCCGTGCGCCTGCTGCGCAATATATTTAATACCGGCTTGTTTGAGAACCCTTATGTTGATCCCGAAGCCTCTGCAAGGATCGTGGGAAATGCTGAATTCATGAAAGCAGGGTATGGAGCGCAGCTGAAATCCATCGTGCTGCTCAAGAACAAAGGACAGGTGCTGCCGCTTTCAAAAAATAAGACGGTCTATATTCCCAAACGCATTGTGCCGGCCGGAAGGGATTGGTTTGGTACCATAACACCGGAGCGCGTGGAATACCCTGTAAACCTTGACATCCTGAAAAAATATTTCAATATAACCGATGACCCGGCAAAGGCAGATCTTGCCATTGTATTTGTAAAAGGCCCAAACAGCGGTGTGGGCTATGATGCAAAAGACCGGCAAAATGGAGGCAATGGCTATGTGCCTGTCAGCCTGCAATATGAAAAGTATAAAGCTACGGCCGCCAGGGAGCAAAGCATTGCTGCCGGTGATCCTGTAGTAGATCCGGGCATCACCAACAGATCCTATAAGAACAAAACAGTGACCGCGTCTAATGTAACGGATCTGAAGTCGATACTGGATACAAAGGCAGCTATGAAAAGGAAGCCGGTAATAGTGTGCATGACCCTGACCAATCCCGCCGTAGTGGCGGAATTTGAACCACAAATTGACGGGTTGCTGGTTGCCTTTGGTGTGCAGGATCAGGCTATGGCTGATGTCTTATCCGGTACTGCCGAGCCTTCGGGCCTGTTGCCCCTGCAGTTGCCGGCCGATATGCAAACAGTGGAAATGCAAAAAGAAGATGTGCCGTTGGATATGAAACCCTACAGAGATAGTGAAGGCCATGTATACGATTTTGGCTATGGCATGAGCTGGAAAGGCATTATCAGCGATAGCAGGACAATGAAATATAAACAACGCTGA